Proteins encoded within one genomic window of Polynucleobacter duraquae:
- the groL gene encoding chaperonin GroEL (60 kDa chaperone family; promotes refolding of misfolded polypeptides especially under stressful conditions; forms two stacked rings of heptamers to form a barrel-shaped 14mer; ends can be capped by GroES; misfolded proteins enter the barrel where they are refolded when GroES binds) — MAAKDVVFGDNARTKMVEGVNILANAVKVTLGPKGRNVVIERSFGGPIITKDGVSVAKEIELKDKLQNMGAQMVKEVASKTNDIAGDGTTTATVLAQSIVREGMKYVVSGHNPMDLKRGIDKAVTAALEELKKISKPCTTTKEIAQVGSISANSDQSIGQRIAEAMEKVGKEGVITVEDGKSLEDELEVVEGMQFDRGYLSPYFINQPEKQVAVLETPYVLLFDKKVSNIRDLLPVLEQVAKSGRPLLIIAEDVEGEALATLVVNNIRGIIKTCAVKAPGFGDRRKAMLEDIAILTGGTVIAEEIGLTLEKTTLEHLGQAKRIEIGKENTIIIDGAGDAKAIEARVKNIRVQIEEATSDYDKEKLQERVAKLAGGVAVIRVGAATEVEMKEKKDRVDDALHATRAAVEEGIVPGGGVALLRAMQGIKGLKGDNPDQDAGISIVLRAMEEPIRIIVSNAGDEASVVVNAVLASKGNNGYNAATGEYGDLVAQGVIDPTKVTKTALVNAASVAALLLTTDCAICEAPKDDSAGGGMPDMGGMGGMGGMGGMM, encoded by the coding sequence ATGGCAGCAAAAGACGTCGTATTTGGAGATAACGCCCGTACCAAGATGGTAGAGGGTGTCAATATTCTCGCAAACGCAGTAAAAGTAACTTTAGGACCAAAGGGTCGCAATGTGGTGATCGAGCGTTCATTTGGCGGCCCAATCATCACTAAAGATGGTGTATCCGTAGCAAAAGAAATCGAACTTAAAGACAAGCTCCAGAACATGGGTGCTCAGATGGTGAAGGAAGTTGCTTCTAAAACCAATGACATCGCTGGTGACGGCACCACTACCGCTACTGTATTAGCTCAGTCTATCGTTCGCGAAGGCATGAAATACGTAGTTTCAGGCCACAATCCAATGGACTTGAAGCGCGGTATCGACAAAGCAGTTACAGCGGCACTCGAAGAGCTTAAGAAAATTAGCAAGCCTTGCACAACTACTAAAGAAATTGCTCAAGTTGGCTCTATCTCGGCTAATAGCGACCAAAGTATTGGTCAGCGTATTGCTGAAGCAATGGAAAAAGTAGGTAAAGAAGGTGTAATCACTGTTGAAGATGGTAAGTCTTTGGAAGATGAGCTTGAAGTAGTTGAGGGTATGCAGTTTGACCGCGGTTATCTCTCTCCATATTTCATTAACCAACCTGAAAAGCAAGTTGCCGTATTGGAAACTCCGTACGTTCTCTTGTTTGACAAGAAAGTTAGCAACATCCGTGATTTGCTCCCAGTACTCGAGCAAGTAGCCAAATCTGGTCGTCCATTGTTAATCATTGCAGAAGATGTTGAAGGCGAAGCCTTGGCAACTTTGGTCGTGAACAACATTCGCGGCATCATCAAGACTTGCGCTGTTAAGGCTCCAGGCTTTGGGGATCGTCGTAAAGCCATGTTGGAAGACATCGCAATCTTGACTGGCGGTACAGTCATTGCTGAAGAAATCGGCCTGACACTCGAGAAAACAACTCTTGAGCACTTAGGTCAAGCTAAGCGTATCGAAATTGGTAAAGAAAACACCATCATCATTGACGGTGCTGGCGATGCTAAAGCAATCGAAGCGCGCGTGAAGAACATCCGTGTTCAGATCGAAGAAGCGACTAGCGACTACGACAAAGAGAAATTGCAAGAGCGCGTTGCCAAATTGGCAGGTGGTGTTGCAGTGATTCGTGTTGGTGCTGCTACTGAAGTAGAAATGAAAGAAAAGAAAGACCGCGTTGATGATGCATTGCATGCAACTCGTGCAGCGGTTGAAGAAGGTATTGTTCCTGGCGGTGGCGTAGCTTTGTTACGTGCAATGCAGGGCATTAAAGGCTTGAAGGGTGATAACCCCGACCAAGACGCTGGTATCAGCATCGTATTGCGTGCAATGGAAGAGCCAATTCGTATTATCGTTTCTAATGCAGGAGATGAAGCCAGCGTAGTTGTGAACGCAGTATTGGCAAGTAAGGGCAATAACGGTTACAACGCAGCAACTGGTGAATACGGCGACCTCGTAGCTCAAGGTGTGATCGATCCAACCAAGGTAACAAAAACTGCATTAGTTAATGCGGCATCTGTTGCAGCCTTATTGTTGACTACCGATTGCGCAATTTGCGAAGCCCCAAAGGATGATTCTGCTGGTGGTGGCATGCCTGATATGGGCGGTATGGGTGGTATGGGCGGTATGGGCGGCATGATGTAA
- a CDS encoding co-chaperone GroES — MNLRPLHDRVIIKRLDQESKTASGIIIPDAAAEKPDQGEVLAVGPGKRDDSGKLNAPDVKVGDRVLFGKYAGQTVKVGSDELLVMREEDIMAVVQK, encoded by the coding sequence ATGAATCTGCGTCCTTTACATGATCGCGTAATCATTAAACGTTTAGATCAAGAATCAAAAACTGCCTCTGGAATCATCATTCCGGATGCTGCTGCTGAAAAGCCGGATCAAGGCGAAGTATTGGCAGTTGGCCCAGGCAAGCGTGATGACAGCGGTAAGTTGAATGCACCAGACGTCAAAGTTGGCGATCGCGTGTTATTTGGCAAATATGCAGGTCAAACAGTTAAGGTCGGCAGCGATGAGCTTCTCGTCATGCGCGAAGAAGACATCATGGCTGTTGTACAGAAGTAA